GAGACAGGCTTGAAGATTCTCGGCCAGTTCTTCCGAATCTTCTCTTCTGTCTTTGTTGACCTGTATCCCACCAATATTATCACTGTGCTTTTTGGCACCATTTCTTTTAGATGAAATAATTTTCTTTGCCACCATTAAAACTGGAGGGGGGCGTTGAATCAATGGTCAGCAGTCAAACGCTGTCTTATGGTTTTGAACATTCTGAGCTCCACTGACGGATGAGCGAACTTTCCCAAAAGCAGTCCACATGCTGCTACCAAGTGAGTGAATGCCAACGCGAAAGGGAGAGGCATCGGCTAGATGGCACAGAGCATGTCACCGTCGCAAGCGAGACCGGGCGTCTGGCGTGCGTACTGCCGCTGAAATTCTATTCTACTGTCGCTGAGGTTTCAGTCAGGGAGGGAGGAGCATATACATTTCTTCTCTTTTGGTGCTACATGCATCGCCGTGCCGTTTTGTGAggcgcaccaggtgtccggccgaaCCGTGTCGCTTTCGTGGGTTTTCCTCCGGCCGTTCCTCCCTTGCGGGGACGATTCCGCGGCTATTTCAGAGCAAATTCGTGGATCGAAAATGAAGAAGGGACATGATGACAAAATGTAACTGTTCACGTTGGGGTTTGTCTCTTTTTTTTGTTCTCCATGAGTATTTCGGACTTGGATTTAATTTTTTTTATATAGTGAAACACTCTAAATTTGATTTTCGTACAGCGGGGATCATCTAACCCATGGTATCGCCTGATATTTTCCAAGAGTATTTCAAATATGGATTTGAACTTTTTTAGGGATACATATCTTGTGAGCATTGAccaatttttggaaaaaaaaatttAAGTCTTAAAAATTTGAATTTTGTGCAGTGGTACCATGGCCTTGGCATCCTGCTATTTCCCCAAACTAGGCATCACACTTCATTTTGTTCTTTAACCATCAGTATGCTACTTTTAAGGAAGGCTCCCCTGGGTTTCCCTTGTACCCCTTGCGATGGCGATTTCCCAGCTATTTCTAAGCAAATTCGTagttaaaaagaaaaaggaaaacacaaCGACAAATTTGGGTTTAGGCGAATcaatctgtggttggatggttagagggataagtggtatccccagcccaccagggttcaagtactggtgctcgcattattcttgAAAAGGTGCTCATAGGCGTAGAGTGTGTGTGCGTGCATTCATAGGGTGGTGAGTGTATGCacatatgtatgagcgcttgcgtctgtactgtgttaatagaaACAAATTTGGGTTTACAGTAGCGAATCTATCCACCTTACCAACTAATCAGCAGAATGTCCACACTAAGTACAAGAGACAATCCTGGAATTTTAGACTCCACTGACAAAGATGATGCTTTGCCAATAAGCTTTTCGGCCGGGAAATTCTTTTCCCCTATTGGCTGCGCCGGGTGGACCTAGCAATTTCCTCCCGGCCTTCTAAGCCAGCAGTACGATGATAAGCATGAGGACCGGAGACTGGTCAACCCGAAAAATCTAGGTTTCGCTGGGTCAAACTCTAGGACCGGAAGTGCATCAGCAATTCAGCTCCGCATATATATGCGATCCAGTGGCCCGTGGCCACCACATCATCGTCGATCTACCGTCAGATCTCGTCTCCTCTCCTCTACTTTTCTCCTCGGTTTCTTCGAACTCGAACTCGCCGTGCTCCTTCCTTGCACTCCTCGTACTTGCCGCCAGCCCGCCATTGCCGGCAAGCTTAGCTAGCCATGCAGGAcggtgcaggaggaggaggaggggacggCAATAGCATGCATCTGCTCCTGAGCATCCTGGCCGACGGCGAGGAGCAGGCGAGGCGGCTCCTCGGCGAGCTGCCGCCGGCCGACGACGAGGGGCAGCTGCTCGGGCGGGGCCCGGCGGCCGAGTGCTGCCGGGGCGTGGCGCGGCAGCTGCTGTGCACGTTCAGGAAGGCCATCGCCGTCGCTAAGGCCATCGAGGCGGCCGGCGGGGACTCGCCGCGGTCGGCCGACGAGGGCGCCGGCGCCGGCAGGGACGCGGCGCAGGCGCAGGAGCGCCAAGGCCAAGGCGTCTGCAAGAGAAGGTGCGTACGTACACGATTATGATTTCAAATTTAGGACGGCGCACTTTTTCTACGTACCTACGGAAATGTCGAGCTAGCCAGCCAGCTATAGTAGCCAGTAGGGTGGTGAAAACGCTCACATATTTGTGTCTCTGAATTCTTTTTCTTCTCACATGCCGATGCTTCAAATCCATGCTCAAAATATTTGCGTGTTTTGGTCTCAAATATGATCCTCCGTCGGATCCATTTTAATTTCTCGCCGATTTAGTACAAAATGGATCGGATGGAGTGGCTTTATTACTCTCGCATCCTATAAGATTATTACACTGTTTCGCTATGGCACCATCAACCATGCGGAGTAATAACATGCTAAAAAATTGCGGCAAGCCATGCTAAAGAAGTAGTAACACGGTGTTAGACATGTTAAAATATATTGTCCATCCTTCTCCATCAGCTCAGACGTTTGTATGAATCGACTAGAGCATGATTCAATAACACACTAGGCAACTAGTTGCATGTATGCTTGCCATCCAGACAGGGATATCAACTTGGGGGTATCAACTTGCTGCCGTTGAGCTCTTCCAATCTCTTCGCGCTATGGTTCATCAACGCCTCATGCTACGATAGTTGTAGCATAGACAATGACATTGACAAGTTGTACTACAAGAGAATAACACCTGCATATATAATAGAGTTAGTTAACCTTTTCCGATAAAAAACCGCATCATTATGGCATAGCCAAATTGACAGATAAAAGGAGTACTCGTGGTTCCAGCAAGAATTAAAGAGCGGAGAGATCTAATGGAAGTTAGTGCCATTTTTTGTTCCCCGTCAAGATGTCATCGCCAGGAAACATAAAGCCAACATAGAAGAAACTAAATACACAGTCCAAATGCTTATCACTTGCTCCTATGGAAGTTTTCATTCCTGTTTTAAATTTCTCAAATATGTGGATAATTAAATAACTATTCAGTTCTTAGATATGGAGATTTTTGTCTGAAAGGTACCCGACCGCTCGAACGGGGAAACTAGAAAGCGACGTAGAGTAATGGCACAAAGTGGGGTTTTGGTGTTTTGGTCAAAGAGAAATGCATCGATCTACCATGACCATACATATAGCCAGCACTTGGGCATTAGTTAGCATTTGAATTAGTCTAAAAGAACCTGCATGGTCCTGGGTATGACACAGGAAGGGGCTGCCAAGATGGACCGAAAAATTCAGAATACCCGACGACGCAAATCTGGAGTACACGCCGGACGACGGGTTCAGCTGGAGGAAGTACGGCCAGAAGGACATCCTCGGCGCCAAGTTCCCAAGGTTAGTGACCGATTTTCTTTACAGAAAAATAATATTGTAGATTTAGCTGGTGTGTAATTTCATAATATTCTAGATTTTTGCCGATGCTCATGAACACATTAGATAGACAAATTGCATGCAAAAAAGAATATTAGAAATAAAAAAAGagtttgcaaaaaagaaaaatagTAGAAAGAAGAGACAGTATTGACCAGCTTCTGGTTTGTGGCACTGACTGAGACGACGATGGTGGGGATATGCCGCGCATGCAGGGGCTACTACCGGTGCACGTACCGCAACGCGCAGGGGTGCGCCGCCACGAGGCAGGTGCAGCGCTCCGACGCCGACCTCGCCGTGTTCGACGTCACGTACCAGGGCGCGCACACCTGCCTCCAGGCGCAGCGCCGGTCCgccgcgcctccccctcctcctgccGCGGTGGCCGCGCACGACGTCCAACGGTCACCACCGGCGTTGCCGGACCCGGACATGCAGCTGCTCGAGAATTTCAGGAACGGCCTCAAGGTGGAGACCGACGggctaccgccgccgccgccgcccttccatGGCCACGGCACCACAGCCTTCTCGTTCGCCTACGCCGCGGCAGGAGCAGCGGGCTACTCCCCGGCGGAGAGCGGCGGCCAGCGGCTGCTGCAGGGAGGGGGCTGCTTCGCCCCGGCGTCCTTCTCATCGCCGGCCGCGACGACGTCGGCCGGGCCGGGCTACTTCGCCGTGTCGGCGGCGCACTGCACGCTGGGCACCCACGACTCGCCGGATCTCGCCGAGGTCGTGtccgcggccaccgcctcggaccccGCCGGCTTCGACTACTCGCTGTACCAGTACCACGGCCTGCAGCAGCACGACCAGGACGCGCACCTGCTGCCATTCCCGTTCGACCCCATGTTCGGCCACCCTTCCTCCTCCCATGGCCAACACAGAGACGCGTGAACGCTCTGTGAACGAACTGAAGCATGATTATTATGAACTGTATATAAAACAGTCGAATTATTCAGCCTCGCTATGTACTATTAATTCATCATCACCATCAGAAATTTACGTCCAGCCTCATCATTTCTTAGATGATGTGCGTGTATGTATGCATACTTAAACGCCATTTCTCATAGGTAGTATCACTATCAGGTATTCCCAAGTGCATGCTGACTAGACTGTCAACGATGACACAGCAGGATCGTCGAAACATAAACATAATCACAACATATAAACATAAAAATAAACATAAGCACAAATGGGACCAGCATTTGACAACATGCATGAGAACCTCATATGAGTAACAAAAGTGCCTCTGGCACACAAGACCCGCACAGGGGTGAATTACTCTTCCAAACATCTCAAAACGAACGAGCAACAGCAACCTCTAAAAATACATATGTCCAACCCTACATACAGCTAACGAGACTTATCCTCACAACAGCTTTTCTTCTAGCCGTCTCCGATCCTGAGAATGACGGGAGGCCAGCCTCGCTTCACGCCGAAGAAATCATTCGCCGCCAGGACCAGAAGACTTGCCGCGCCGTCGCGACGGATTTTCCAAGCTCCTCTTTCCTGCAATCCAGACCAACAATTAATTCACCCAATGTGTGAGATACTAAAAGGGCAACAGCTGTAGGATCTCAAGGCAGCGCTCCTTCGAAGCACGCACTGTTCCACGCAGCTAACAGGAAAGCTTTCTATCCAGTCCATTCCAATAATAATTCAACCAATGTTTTCCAGATGACCCACGGTACCGCGGCAACACCCGCAGGCAATCACACCTTTACGACGACTAACAGGAAAGCTTTGTATCCACGCGTCTGGATCAGCAAACGAATCGGGAATCACTTTCTGAGGTTAATAAAAGCACATTTCACCACATACCAAACACGCCTCGCTACCCGGAAAGGAAAGAACAATCCCCTCATCCAACTGGCTGCAAAACATACACCCACGAGTACCCTTCCATCCTCCACGTGACacaacatcctttgtcaaaatacttTTCCTACTGACCAGCCACAAGAGCAAGTCAACTTTTTAATAAAGGAATCTAAATGAACTGAAGTTTCCTAAAAGGACATGGGACTTGTCTAGCCTTAATAGCGCCGTACACCGACTTAACCGTAAATTTGACAGTTTTAGTCAGTGTCCATACGCATCTATCCATCTCATTTGTGAGCTTCACTCCAGCACAATCACTCTTCATTTGATCCCGCAGGCTAGCTAACCCTCCCCAAATCACTTTCCTAAAACTAAAGCTAGTCCATCCATCAGCAAAAACTTCAGAAACTTTTACATTTCTAATGCTGCACAGATTATAAAGTCTGTAATTCTCAGCTAAGCTGATGGTACCTAGCCATACATCTTCCCAGAATATAGTCCCATGTTCATACCAATTTTTCTAAAAATGTATCTTTTACTTTCATAAGACCATACCAGAAATGAAATGTACAGGCTTCAGTTTACACTGACAAATTTACATTACTTGAATATTTATTCCTAATGAGCTTCTGCCAGAGGCCCTCTTAATTACCAACTTTCCACAACCATCTACTCAGTAAACATTCATAACTGAGAAATTCACAGCACCCAGGCCTCCCAAGACCCGTTGACATTGTCCCAAAGTTTTCATAAGAGCTGGCTAGCAACATGCCCGTGGTACTGGCATGCCATGAACCACAAGAAACAAGGTCCAATTTGGTTTACTCTGGGACATTGTAAGGTTAAATGAGTTTCCGTAGCTGGTACAATGAGATTACTGGTGGGAGACAGCATGAGGTTATTGAGTGACGCGGAACCTGTTGCCGAAGAGTCGTGAATGATCAGACAACGCGCAGGTTGAGGATAGCTACCTGGCACACTATGCCACTCAGCACAAGAAACAAGATCAGATTTGGTTTACTCAAAAGCCACATACTACTATCTTAGTTGAGTCTTGACTGGTGGTACGAGTGAGATTAGTGATGATAGTCAGCAAGTGTTGGTTGAGTGACACGAAATCCGCCACCGGAGATCCGTGAATGATTGGACAAATCGTTCACCGCACTAGGCCGAGGACAGCCTTGCAGCACGCTACGGCACAAAATCACAAGAAACGAGATCAATTTTGGTTTACTCGGTATTAGCTTAGATGAGTTTTGGCAGTTTATACGAATGGAATTAGTGGTGAGTCGGCGGAAGGTGGTTCCGAGATTTTACAATGAAATTTCTAGATTTTTGGTGCTTCCGAGATTCAGAGTGTAGGGAagtcgtactatcaagaggggtacAAGAAAATGTATTTTGATTTGAACTCCAAGAAAATCCTAAGCCTAAGCCCTGCAACAATCAACTCAAGCCACTCAACTCCTCGTTTTTCAAAAGCCCTAGTACCACCGTGTTTTTCTAGCCATCACTACCAATCCTTCAGGAGTTAGTTTACCCAGAGAGCAAATCCAATTTTCCACAGCACTGTAACTGCCGCGCATCTTGTTCTGGTACTGCCAATCAAAGTTACCTTTGAAGTTTGAAACCTTCTCTGTTAGCTACGATAAGTTTTCCCTGGCACTTCCGAGCCGTTTCGGCATTGGTCCGTTACTTCCGAGCAAATCCTTCCGGTGCCTCCGAGATGTcactttggcatctttgcatagCTTTTCATTGAGGAACTGCTCTGTTTACTTTGGTACTACCAAGACGCCATTCCTTATTAATAAGGATTTGTTACGTGTGATTTATTTGAGGTCAAATTTACAGTGTAAGAATGAATTATAAAAACATATGGAAAGAAAAGTTTTCCTTTAGGGAGTGGCAGTCTTAGAACATTCAGGCCACTGCATAGTACTAAGTCTACCGTGGTAATGCCCGGAAGAAAGGACTTGCATCAAACATTGACAGACCTTGTTCAGCAGCAATAAATACTTAGTGAGGTTCTGAATGCACAAAAGCAGCAATAAATACCTGAGAGCTGCACAAGAGATAAGACCAACACATCAATC
This portion of the Triticum dicoccoides isolate Atlit2015 ecotype Zavitan chromosome 7A, WEW_v2.0, whole genome shotgun sequence genome encodes:
- the LOC119329170 gene encoding uncharacterized protein LOC119329170, translated to MQDGAGGGGGDGNSMHLLLSILADGEEQARRLLGELPPADDEGQLLGRGPAAECCRGVARQLLCTFRKAIAVAKAIEAAGGDSPRSADEGAGAGRDAAQAQERQGQGVCKRRKGLPRWTEKFRIPDDANLEYTPDDGFSWRKYGQKDILGAKFPRGYYRCTYRNAQGCAATRQVQRSDADLAVFDVTYQGAHTCLQAQRRSAAPPPPPAAVAAHDVQRSPPALPDPDMQLLENFRNGLKVETDGLPPPPPPFHGHGTTAFSFAYAAAGAAGYSPAESGGQRLLQGGGCFAPASFSSPAATTSAGPGYFAVSAAHCTLGTHDSPDLAEVVSAATASDPAGFDYSLYQYHGLQQHDQDAHLLPFPFDPMFGHPSSSHGQHRDA